The Serinus canaria isolate serCan28SL12 chromosome Z, serCan2020, whole genome shotgun sequence genomic interval CACCGGCAGCACCCGAGCAGGGCAGGATGCGCGGCGGGCGGCCCGCGGCGCTGCCGCTGCTGGCGCTGGCGCTGCTGACGGCGCAGGGCGGAGCGGCGCCCCTGCAGCCCGGCGGGACCCCCGCGCTCACCAAGATCTACCCCCGCGGCAGCCACTGGGCTGTGGGTAAGTGCGGTTTAACTGCTACAAAGGCGCGGGAACGCACGGTTCCCGCGTCCCCTGTCGAGGCAGGGTAAGTTTAAAACCTCAGCTTCCCCGTCCACTTTTATTCCAGTAAATCTTACCAAGAGCCTCTCCTCATCTCCACACAAAGCTCTTGTTAATCGCTGCTCCTTTCTCGGCCTCGTTTTCTCTGACCATGTAAATTGTTCAAGAGACAGAAGGAATTAATAGTACTGGGTGATACTTACAAAACCTTCACTCCCGGTAGTGCTACAACTCGACATTATCtacccttttcccttcccttcccttcccttcccttcccttcccttcccttcccttcccttccttccctcccttccctgtcccttcccttcccttcccttcccttcccttcccttcccttcccttcccttcccttcccttcccttctgtcAATAGCAGTACCACTGATGTTTGAACAGTCAAATTTTTACCCATTTTAGTTAATTTTGTGCTACTTTAATTGCTGTTACAGGAcatttaatggggaaaaaaagcagtggagaTTTTCCTTATGgttttgaagaagaaaacaagacacCATTTTCAGCATTACCTGACAATATCAAGCAGCTGGAAGAGTATCTGCAGTGGGAAGAAATCTCAAAATATTTGCTAAGGCTGctggaaaggaatgaaaataaaagtggtCACTTTTCAAAAGGAGGGCTCCCCTGGTATACCAGGAACACCTGGGAGACAGATGACAATAGCAGTTGGAAACATGTAAGTAAGATAAAGCCTGTAAAGATGCTCCATGTGTTCAGTTTTTGGTTTACAGTATCATATCAGCTTCCTCTAACTGGTGGATTGttcagaaaaacagcagaaacgCATATCATGTGTTAGACATTCAGTACAGTAAGACTCTTCTCTTGACTGCAGATTGTCGTTCACTGGTTGTATTTTTGGTGACTTCATTTGCTAGTGGGCATAAAGACAGCATGCATTCAGTGCCTGGGTTCCCTTCCAGCTGCTTGGTTGGgctcttttctcttcctcatctcttcctcatctcttcctcttctcttcctcttctcttctctcttctctctttttgctTAGGTGAtcacatcagcagcagcacataTTGCCCAGCAAAGCCAAGCTGGTGTGAAAAACAAGTGTGAGGCAGGAGGAATCACACTGACCACCCCCCATTCAGAATGTTCTGCCTTGGGCCAAGTAAAGCCACAGGGCTGCAGAATTTTTTCTGGTCCCAGCTTTGTCCCTGTTTCCTTTGCCTTAGGGGCTGGCTATTGCTGTGGTCATTCCTGGGTTTGCTAAAGGACTCTGGGGCTGCTGATAAACTGCCCCTCCTCATCCCTCAAGCTGATGATCTTCCTAGTGCTGTTGCACAAGACAACAAGGTTTTGGAACAGATTAATCCCTATTATTTTGGGAAATCCTATAAAATACACTGGGAAGGATAACAGTGATGTTTTACAGAAAGTAGTTGGGGTCTAATATAAATCACAGGATCCACCACAAAATTCCTTTCCTTATAATACCTCAGACACAGTCATGGCAATAAAGCTTCAGAATTCTTTTGGGTGACaatgaaatagaataaaaagaTTAATACGCCCTCTTAAAGACATCaatgtgaagaatttttcctttccgTGTTCTACTGCAATATGATGTCATTAATATTCCTGGGCTAACTTCAGCCTGGTTTCCCTCCTGGAATCCTGGTGCAATCAAGGCAGTGAATACTTAGCCTTTTATTTGAGTGTGGGCAAAAACTCACCCTTTAAATTAAGCTATGATTTAAGTCTCTCACACCAGTGATATGAATGCTGCCCATAGGTTTATTTTTGGCTATAGCTTTGTGATAGTGATGCATCATAGTAACTGATTATTAATACTATCTAAAAGATAAACTATTCCATCTTCAGTTCTGCAGTGTGCAGCTTTGTAATCAAACTAAATGAACAAATTCCATTATTTAATGTAAAGAGGGAAATGTTCTGACTTCTAAAAGTATCTGTCAATAAATCCTACTTAGGAGGGCTGGAAGTTGCCTCCGGTAAGTTGAATCATACCCATATGTGTGTACTTTCACTGTAAATTAACATCCGCATTTCTGTGGCCAGACATTGAACGTCCTTATAGAGTAATGAGGTTATTGCCTTAAGCATCCAGATTTCTGCAAGGATTAGTAAAACAAGCTTATGTTTTTCCTATGACTAAGATAGAGGGCAACTTGCAGAACCTCATTTGGCCATAGAGCCTTTGATGCCCATCATTCAACGGTTTATTTGTCTCCACCCTGAAGTAAAAACTAATTAAAGGAGCTGTAGCTGTACTTTCCTGCTGTTGGACACAAATATCTGATGATACACAGACAGGATATGATGTCCTGTTTTCCCCTTGGCTTCAAGAAAGCACCTGAAATTTAAGGTATTTCTGACATCTTTCTTCTAGatgaagaaaacatgaagatCAAAAGGAATGTGCTTTACTCTTTTGAGGGCTGCGATAGTTTCctaaacatttaaataatgaaaattatttttcattttaaagttattttgaaCAAAAGAGGCCTTATTTATAAAGGTGGCACTCTGATATAGGGAATGGGACATTCCCTGTAGTGTGCATAGTCTTTGGTTAGACAACACCTTGGGGTAAGGGGCTGCTGTACCACTGTGGAAGGTGTCCACGCACAGGAGAGGATTACCAGGTACAGGAAGCTGAGGATGATGGCACAGTGCCTCCAGAAAATTTGTCCTTGGCATTAAATACTTTTCCAGGCATATTTCATGTGAGTTTGGAACAGAAACTTTTTCTAGGAGGAACCAGACACCAGATTTGCAGCGGGTTACTGCTCCCTGTGCAGTGGCCTGTTGGTCTGAGACACTAAATGTGACCAAAAGAAGGTAAATAATGAACCCTGCTGCCAGCTTCTGGAATGGCTGTCCCAGGAGCACATGCCCACTGAGGGCTGCAATTCCCATGCACTGACAGAGATGCCAACCACGAGgagcctgcctgcagccctgtgctccaCCTGCTGCACATGGCAAAgactggctgtgctgggaacaaACAGACTCCAAGAACTTTGTTTCATGGATGCTTTCAAATTTAgctgatttaatttaaaacttgaATTTTAAGTTTAAGATCAGGAAGCCCCAAAGCTAGAAGTAATCACTGATAAGTACCTCAGGTGACTCAACTCAGTGTCTCTCTTATTAGCCCAAATCATTCAGTGCATCACCAGTGATGCTCACACTGGGCTGCACATTTCTTAAGAATAAAAGAATTCTTTCTAAAGGACTCACTCAGAGGAGGGAAATAGCTGTAACACACAAATAGTCAAAAAATGGAAGACGTGAGCCCTATACTTCTTGGAGTTTGTTTTAGGGTGGTGCACctgtgttattttattttcagtaaatacCTTGCCTGCTCTTTATTCTGTGAATAAATTACAGTTAATGTAGTTAAAGGGGATGCAAATCTCTCCTGCAAGTTGGACTGAGTGCAAAAGTAAGttggaaaataaactttaaattgTTTCTATTAGTTGGCTTTTTCACACTAATGAGACAGGATATAAATGAGATGGCACACAGAATTATTTGGGAGAATGACTTTCCTCCTACTTTGACAGTTGGTTATTACACTAACCAAGACAAATGGGGTCTGTTTCAGAAAGATTATTAGGAATATGTTTGTTATGTCAATGCACAGAGCAGTTATCTATTAGGTTTATTAACTTATAGAAGGTTTATTATCTTAGTGAATTACTTTTTCCAGGACTGGtctataaataatatatttttctttttattagatGATGGACTATCTGCTTCAAGTTCTGAATATGAAAGAGAGCACTCCAAGCTGAAAGAAGATCACTAAATCATGAAGAAATTTAATACTTTCTGTAAGAGACTATATTTCACAAGCACTTGATTGTATCAGATAATCAACACGGTCACTTTTCTCTACACAAGAATTCTTTGTGTAAAGTACTTAAATAAGAATTCTTTGTGTAAAGTACTTAAATACACATATTCTTGAATGGTTCGGCAAGGACTAAATCCTCTACTTCATTTTCAAGGTtgcattttctcatttgaatggctttgatatatatatacaaaattGTCACGGAAGGGTCTTCCAATTAATTATATCACTTACCTATCGAATCATTTCATCTCTTAGTTTGAAACTACATGACACTGCAACATTCGCAATAAATAGTACCAAGAAAAATGCGGAGTTTATGCTTTTATTTGAGTTAAGCAGTGAAATTCGCTGTGTACAAGCCAGTAGCAAAGGCCAGCGCCTCCCCCGGGGACAGCGCGTGTGGAGCCGCTGTGCCGGGAGCCCCCGTGCCCCGTGTGTGCCCGGGAGATGGCGCTGtgcccgcggcccggcccgctGGGGCAGCTCCGCCCGGCACGGGGGCAGAGCCCGGCCCGGCACGGGCCCCACGGCCTGCTCCCGCCGCGGCCGGCAGGGGGCGGCCTCGGCCCGGCCGTGAGGGGACCGCTCCTGTGAGCCCGGGACCGGTTGAGCCCCGGGACCGGCTGTGTCTGGGACGGGCTGAGCCCCGGCCGTGAGGGGAGCGCTCCGGTGAGCCTGGGACCGGCTGAGCCCCGGCCGTGAGGGGAGCGCTCCTGTGAGCCCGGGACCGGCTGAGCCCCGGGACCGGCTGAGCCCCGACCGTGAGGGGAGCCCGGGACCCGCTGAGCCCCGGCCGTGAGGGGAGCGCTCCGGTGGGCCCGGGACCGGCTGAGCCCCGGGACCGGCTGAGCCCCGATCGTGAGGGGAGCGCTCCGGTGGGCCCGGGACCGGGCCCCGGGACCGGCTGAGCCCCGACCGTGAGGGGAGCGCTCCGGTGAGCCCGGGACCGGCTGAGCCCCGGCCTTGCAGGGTGTCCCTGTGCGCTCCGGTGCCAGGTGAGCCCCGTGGCTGCGGCTGTTTGCCGTATCTCAATCGCACCGCAGTGCCCGGCTCCGCAATCCCAATCTTTACGGGGCAGAAGTGTCAGATGACACAGGAGTGACTGCCGAATGTCAGCCAGTTTTGACATAATGCCTTGGCAGAGCACAGATGCTCAGAGAGGAGCAGTATTTGGTAATGTCAGCGTCCTGGTCTAACGAGCTTTTGGTTTCacgtttgtttgtttggttttctgttttcgtttttttttttttaattgttgttgttgttttttcttttttgtttggttggttttgttgttgtttggggttgtttgtttggggggttcggggtttttgtttgttttgggtttttgtttcgttgtttgtttggggtttttcggttttgttttgttccactATTTTTTCCAGTGCTAGCATTTTGCGGGTGGGTACCCTGTGGCTGACAAACTACTGAAGGAAGTCCCAAGGTTTATAGCAGCGACAAGGAGGACCGCTGACAGCATAGAAGAGAGAAGCTGAAACACTGTAGCTGAAGGGAACCCACTTGAATTAATGACTGTTCATAGTTTGTCCCTAGAGATGAGGAAAGATGTAACCAGGAGCTTTAAGCAGCTACTTGAGATGTTGCAATAGTAAGAAACTGAATGTCCATAATTGAAATGCCTGTCAGATGTAGCCTGggcagatggaaaaaaagaactttcaGCTTTCTGTGCAGAGGAAGGGAACAGTATTGCCCTCAACCCCAGCAGCTAGTAACAGAAATTCAAACTATGGCTGAGCAACGTGTGTTTTCCTGTCACAGGGGCTGTGAACTACCATGGCAGTAACACACACAacagccagcctgctgctccGGAGGGAAGGACAGCTTCCGAGCCATCCAGCAGGGACTGAGGGTCCTCTGCACACAGAGACAGTCCTGCTCTTCCCATTGGGAAGCCAATGAGCTGAACCTCAAGTCAAAATTAAAGAGCTCAGGTATCTGCTAGTTTTCTTTAATATTGACAGGATTATGAGCAGGGAtagagagaaggaagggagacCAGAATACACTCTTGAGAACAAATTCCATCATGGCATTTTCCTCACAATTACTCATTCTCTGGTAgtcttttttctgtattattctTCCTTATAACTTCAGGTGTTGAAAAGTATGGACACTAAAAATACTATGTTGCTAATGCAGttcaagcaaaagaaaaaccttcTGAGACCACTCAGAAGGCCATGCTAATAGCCTTAGCAAAGTTGGAGTAAAGAAGTGGTTAAGGATCTAGATGATTTAATCCAGTTTTAAGAAAAGGTTTTACAGTGAGCAATTAGATGCTGTTTAAGGAATTAATCGCTAATGGGTCATTAACTCTGACTGGTATTGTACAGTTAACAAGCCGAGGCAGGATTATTAGACTCAGCACCCAATTAAGGAGGAGAAGATATTTACAACAAAATGAACAAATGGGCTTTTAAAATGGAATGGGACAATTTGAAAGAAAGTGTAGGAACACAGAAAACTAGACAGGCTAGAAGAAAGATGTTTGCATATGCTTCTGTCTCTTTATTTGCCCACTTCTGCATAGCTggtaaaatattcatttttaacAATAAACTCACAGCTTTCCTTGAAGGACATGGCTGCACAAAGTCAATCCACTTACACGGTTCACCTGTACAAGGTGTAAGAAAGACTTGTTTATTATGCCAATAAAAGAACAACCACCATATCTTGCCATAATCTTTATTTG includes:
- the GRP gene encoding gastrin-releasing peptide; this encodes MRGGRPAALPLLALALLTAQGGAAPLQPGGTPALTKIYPRGSHWAVGHLMGKKSSGDFPYGFEEENKTPFSALPDNIKQLEEYLQWEEISKYLLRLLERNENKSGHFSKGGLPWYTRNTWETDDNSSWKHMMDYLLQVLNMKESTPS